The DNA window TCCGACATCAGCCACATGATGGTGTGCAGGGTCTCGGGCTGCAGCGACACGAAGTCCCACAGCGTGTCGTGTGCCGACTGCGCCTGCGGAATCTCGTTGTGCGGCTCGGGTTTCACCGCGTGCACGAAGTCGGGGAACTTGATGCCGTCCTGGATGAAGAACACCGGGAAGTTGTTGCCCACCAGGTCGTAATTGCCTTGTTCGGTATAGAACTTGGTGGCAAAGCCGCGGACGTCGCGGACGGTGTCGGCCGATCCGCGTGACCCGGCCACCGTGGAGAACCGGACGAACACCGGAGTCTGAACACCCGGACTGATCAGGAATTTCGCCGCGGTATAGTCCGCCAGCCAGTCGTCATACGGCTCGAAATAGCCGTAGGCGCCGGCTCCGCGCGCGTGCACCACCCGCTCCGGAATGCGCTCGTGGTCGAAGTGAGTCATCTTCTCCCGGGCGTGGAAGTCCTCCAGCAGTGTGGGTCCCCGCTCGCCCGCCGTCAGCGAATCGTCGGTGTGGTGGACGCGAACGCCCTGTTGGGTGGTCAGGTATCCGGTGTCACGGCGGAACCGCGCCGGCTCCAGGTCGCGCTGTTTTGGATTCTGGTCTGTGGCCATGTCGTGTCGGGTACCACCGCCCGACCGGTGCAAACGGCACGGATGTGGCCCTATCCACCATGACGACGGTTGCCTACCGTTGACAGGGGTAGTCGAAAGTGGTGATCCAAACGGCAGAAGTCGGCGACCTTCGTGGCGTGGTAGCCATCGGTGCGTCGGCAGGCGGCGTCGAGGCGCTGTCGAATCTTGCCGCCGGGTTGTCGTCGGACGTGCCGTACGCCTATTTGATGGTGCTGCACGTGCCCGCCGGTGCGCCCAGCATCCTGGCTCGCATCATCGATCGCAGTGGTCCGCTGCCCGCGGTTGCCGCCCGAAACGGCATGCCGCTCGAACCCGGACATATCTACGTCGGTGTCCCGGACCGCCATCTGCTGGTCGCCGATCATCGCGTGCTGTTGTCGCAGGGGCCGACCGAGAACGGGCACCGGCCCGCGATCAACGCGTTGTTCCGATCGGTGGCATTGACTTTTGGCAGCCGCGGGATCGGCGTACTGCTCTCCGGCGTGCTGGACGACGGCGTGCTGGGCATGGCCGCGATCCGCTCGTGCGGGGGGACCACCATCGGCCAGTCACCCGAGGACGCGTTGTTCCCGGCGTTGCCCACCAATGCCGTCGACGCGGGCGTGGTGGATCGGCAGGCCGCGGCGGCCGACGTCGGCGCGGTCCTCAAAGAGTTGTCGCATCGAGAGATTGAGGATCCTGAAGTGGAGCGCGACGCCGCGATGGAACTGGAGAACCGCATCGCCATGACCTCGAGGTTCTCGACTGACTTCGACACCCAACGACTGGGCGAACCGTCCGGCTATACCTGCCCGGATTGCAACGGCTCGCTGGTGTCCATCGGCGAAAACAATTTTCGCTGCCACGTGGGCCATGCCTGGACGGCCGACGCCCTGCTCAGCGCCCGCGACGACGAGGTCGAGGGGGCGTTGTGCGTGGCGCTGCGCAGCCTGCGGGAAAAGGCCAGACTGGCCCGGGAGCTGGCCGGCAGAACCGAGCCCGGCCTGCTCTTTCGGCGCTACACCTCGATTGCCCAAGAGACCGAGCAGACGCTGACGGTGCTCAGCGACCGGTTGTCCGCCACCGCCCCTCCCAGGGGTGAGCCCGATGGATGAGCTCGATCCCGCTGTCGTGATCGACCTGGAAACGGATCGGGCCGTGCCGATTCTGACCGTGCGGGGCGTGCTCGACAGCTCGACCTATCGAACCGTCCGCGACACCGTCATCAAGGTCGCGATCGACGAGCCCCGCGCGGTGATCGTCGATATCGACCGTCTGCACGCGCCATCCAGCTCGGCCTGGACGGTATTCACCAGCGCGCGCTGGCATGTCAGTGTGTGGCCCGACGTGCCCATCCTGTTGGTGTGCGCCCAGCCGCAGGTGCGGCGCGAAATCGCCGCGGCCGGCATCACCCGATACGTGCCGGTCCATTCCATCCGGGACCTTGCGCTGGATGCCGTGCAAAACCAATCGCTGCAGGTCCGTCGGCGGGCACGCACCGACCTTGCGCGAAACATCAGCAGCCTGGACGTCGCGCGCGGTGTGATCGCCGACTGGCTCACCCAGTGGGACATCCGGGAGGTGATCCCGGTTGCGGAGACGGTGGCGACCGTGTTACTCGAGAACGTGCTCGACCACACCGAGAGCGCACCGGTGCTGATCGTCGAGAGCTATCAAGACGGTGTCACGGTCGCGGTCGAGGACAACAGCTCTCGTCTGCCGGGCCGGCACGAGGACGCCGACCGCGGCGCTGACGTCGTTTCCGGGTTGGCCATCGTGTCCGCGCTGTGCCGGGTGTGGGGCGCCACTCCCACGTCGTCGGGTAAAACGGTGTGGGGATTGGTCGGGCGGGAAAACCGGTTCTGACGCCGCGAGTAGTGTTCGAGTCCGCCGGGTGAACCCCATATCGGATGGGACTTGCATGGACGTCACGACTGACGAGGCATTCGAGGCGCTGCTGCGCTATATGCGCGACTCCCGCGGCTTCGACTTCACCGGTTACAAGCGCACCTCCTTGATGCGCCGCGTCAGGCACCGGATGGATCAGGCGGGCTACGCCACGTTCGAGGAATACCTCGACTTCCTGCAGGCCAGTTCGGATGAATTCACCGCACTCTTCAACACCATCCTGATCAACGTCACCTCATTCTTCCGCGACCCGGACGCCTGGGATTTCGTCAGGACCGAGGTCATTCCGCGGCTGCTGGCCGAGCGTGGGCCCGACGATCCGATCCGGGTGTGGAGCGCCGGCTGCGCCTCGGGGCAGGAGGCCTACACGCTGGCCATGCTGCTGGCCGAGGCGCTGGGCTTCGACGGGTTCCGGCAGCGGGTCAAGATCTACGCCACTGATGTCGACGAGGACGCGCTCACCGAGGCGCGCGGCGCCACCTACGATGCCAAGGCGGTCGAATCCGTACCGCCGGACCTGTTGGCGCGCTACTTCGAACAGGTCAACGGCCGCTACAGTTTTCACAAAGACCTGCGGCGCGCGGTGATCTTCGGCCGCAACGACCTGGTCAAGGACGCGCCGATCTCGCGCGTCGATCTGCTGGTATGCCGCAACACCCTGATGTACCTCAACGCGGAGACGCAGCGAAGCGTGTTGGCGCGCCTGCATTTTGCGCTTGCGCCACAGGGGATCCTGTTCCTCGGTCACGCCGAGATGCTGGTGAGCCACGGCGACCGGTTCACGCCGCTGAACCTCAAACACCGAATCTTCCGCAAGGCGGCCGGGTCCCACGGCGGCGTGGATCGCTACGACCCGAATAGCGTGTTCTACGAACGCCACGCCGACCTGCCCGGCCTGACGACGGTGCGCGATCTGGCTTTCCGGGCCAGCCCGGTGGCGCAGATCGTGGTGTCCGGCGAGGACACCGTCGCGATGATCAACCAGCAGGCGGAGAGCATCTTCGGGCTCTCGGTGCGCGACATCGGCCGGCTGCTGCGCGATCTCGAGATCTCCTACCGCCCCGTCGAGCTGCGCGCCTACCTGGAGCAGGCCAAGGTGGAGCGGCGCTCCGCGCGGATCCAGGACGTCAAATGGCAGCGGCCGGGTGCCGAGACGGTGTGGTTCGAGATCCACGTGAACCCGCTCGTCGACGCCGAGAACGGTCTGCTCGGCGTGTCGATCGTCTTCTTCGACGTCACCGCGACGCGCGCGCTGCTGGACAAGGTCGTCCAGACCAACCGCCAGCTGGAGGCGGCCTACGAAGAGCTGCAATCCACGAACGAAGAACTCGAAACCACCAACGAAGAACTGCAATCCACGGTGGAGGAGCTCGAGACCACGAATGAGGAACTGCAGTCCACCAACGAAGAACTCGAAACCATGAACGAGGAGCTGCATTCCACCAACGATGAACTGCACACCATCAATGACATGCTGCGCGATCGCAGCATGGAACTGGACGACGCGAAGAACTTCCTGGACTCGCTGACCGACTCGATCGACATGGGCCTGATGGTGGTCGACCGGGAGATGAAGGTGATCCTGTGGAACCGGCGTTGCGAAGAGCTCTGGGGGCTGCGGGCCGACGAAACGACCGGGTCGCGCCTGACCGCATTGGACATCGGCCTGCCGCTGGACGGCGTGCGGCCATTGATCGGCAACGCCTTCGTCGACCCCGAAAGCTCCGGTGAAGTGACGGTGGACGCTGTCAACCGGCGAGGCCGCCCAGCCCGGGTGCGGATCAGGTGCACGTCGTTCCGTTCGAGTGAGGGGACGGTGGCCGGGGCGCTGCTGCTGCTGGACGTCGTGGATTAGTCGCCGGCGGTCTCGCGGCGCGAGACGTGCCGGTCTCGCCGCGTGGATGCTTCCTCGGCCGCCTGATGCGCCAGTTGCGCGCGGTAGCGCGACTCCTCGGCTTTGCGTTGTGCCGCCGCCACCGTCTCTCGCGTGGCGCCGAATCCCACGCTCAGCTCCTGGCGCCGGCGTTCGAGTTCGGCCCCACGCAGGCGGGCGAGTTCGCCCCGCGCCTCGGCGCTGTTGGTCCGATATTTCGGCGACAGCTGGCCGAACATGTCGGACGCAGCGACGGCGGCATCACCGTCGCCCGTCGGAACGGGTGCCAGCGACTCCCGCGGCTCGGGGAGTGGCGCCCCTGCGACAATGCCCGCCAGGACGGCGCCGATCTCGTCGATTCGCAACACCAGATCGGCGCCGGCGCGGGCGGCCGCGATCGGCATCGACGAGTATTGGGCGGTCTCCGGGCTTTCGGCGATGACGACGGCGCCGGCCCGCTTCATCGCGGCGGTGCCCGCCGCGCCGTCGTGCCCGGAACCCGAAAGCACCACGGCAACGCTTTTTGGCCCGTACGAGCTGGCGATGGAAGCCAACAGCCCGTCGAACACCTGCGCCCGATGCGCCGGGGCCTGGTGCAGGCGACAGCGTCCCTCCGAAGTCAGTTGCAGCAGCATCCCGGGGGGACATACGACGACCTGTCCGGATGCCAGCACGCTTCCGTCCTGCGCCCAAGCGACCGAGCGTCCCGTCTGCCTGCTCAGAATGGCGGGAAGCAGGCTGTAATGACCGCCCAGGTGCTGCTGCACGACGACTGCGGCCGGAAAGTCCGGGGGCAGATCCCGCAACACGGTCGACAGGGCCTCCAGGCCACCCGCCGACGCCAGCAGGGCCACCAACTGAACGCCCGGCCCGTGCCCGTCAGTCGCCATTCCTCCAGTCTCCACCCTGGCGACCCACCGCACCACCACGTTTGGGCAGCTCGTCGAGGGTCCGCCAGGCGAATGCCGGGCCGGCATGCGAAGGTGCCCCCATGCCCGTTTCGCCCGTAGCGGCGAGGGTATGCCGTCTCGTATTGGTGGACGGACGAATGGCGCGCGGAGGGAATTGCAGTGAAAATTGCAATTGTCAGCGGCGATGACGTCAGAAGCGAGGATCCGGAGCGGTTGGGTGCCGCGCTGGCGGACCAGGGACATGACGCAACGGTGTATCTTCGACGGGCTGGCGGGCGGCGTACCGAGACAGCCATTGATGGCTACCGGCGCGTGTCGATCCCCGTCGGCCCGCGGAAGGCCGCATCGTGGGCTGACGTCCTGCCATATGTGGGGGAGTGGGCCGCGAAACTCGACCGGATGTGGTCAACCGAGCAACCCGACGTGGTGCACGCTTACGGCTGGCTGGGCGGGTTGGCCGCGCAATTGGCCGCTCGCCGTCGGCGCATCCCCGTCGTGCAGACGTTCCACGGGCTGGCCGCTACATCGCGGGGCCATGCCGGCGCCGAACACGAGACCGAACGCGAACGCCTCGAGTCGCTGCTGGCCCGCAGCGCGAGCTGGGTGACCGGCGAGAGCAGCGACGACGTCGACGCGCTGGCCCGACTGCGTCGCCGCCGGACACGAGTGTCCGCCTTGACGTGCGGTGTGGACGCCGAACGCTACACACCGACCGGTCCGACGGCATCGCGCAACGGCCCGCAGCGGATTTTGTACGTGACTCCAAATCCGTTGTGGTGCAACGGCATCGATATTGCGATCCGCGCTTTACCCAAGGTGCATGGTGCGGAGCTGGTGGTTGCGGAGAATGATGCCACGAACCAAGACCACGACGAAGCGCGAGCCC is part of the Mycobacterium mantenii genome and encodes:
- a CDS encoding chemotaxis protein CheB; protein product: MVIQTAEVGDLRGVVAIGASAGGVEALSNLAAGLSSDVPYAYLMVLHVPAGAPSILARIIDRSGPLPAVAARNGMPLEPGHIYVGVPDRHLLVADHRVLLSQGPTENGHRPAINALFRSVALTFGSRGIGVLLSGVLDDGVLGMAAIRSCGGTTIGQSPEDALFPALPTNAVDAGVVDRQAAAADVGAVLKELSHREIEDPEVERDAAMELENRIAMTSRFSTDFDTQRLGEPSGYTCPDCNGSLVSIGENNFRCHVGHAWTADALLSARDDEVEGALCVALRSLREKARLARELAGRTEPGLLFRRYTSIAQETEQTLTVLSDRLSATAPPRGEPDG
- a CDS encoding STAS domain-containing protein; the encoded protein is MDELDPAVVIDLETDRAVPILTVRGVLDSSTYRTVRDTVIKVAIDEPRAVIVDIDRLHAPSSSAWTVFTSARWHVSVWPDVPILLVCAQPQVRREIAAAGITRYVPVHSIRDLALDAVQNQSLQVRRRARTDLARNISSLDVARGVIADWLTQWDIREVIPVAETVATVLLENVLDHTESAPVLIVESYQDGVTVAVEDNSSRLPGRHEDADRGADVVSGLAIVSALCRVWGATPTSSGKTVWGLVGRENRF
- a CDS encoding chemotaxis protein CheB codes for the protein MATDGHGPGVQLVALLASAGGLEALSTVLRDLPPDFPAAVVVQQHLGGHYSLLPAILSRQTGRSVAWAQDGSVLASGQVVVCPPGMLLQLTSEGRCRLHQAPAHRAQVFDGLLASIASSYGPKSVAVVLSGSGHDGAAGTAAMKRAGAVVIAESPETAQYSSMPIAAARAGADLVLRIDEIGAVLAGIVAGAPLPEPRESLAPVPTGDGDAAVAASDMFGQLSPKYRTNSAEARGELARLRGAELERRRQELSVGFGATRETVAAAQRKAEESRYRAQLAHQAAEEASTRRDRHVSRRETAGD
- a CDS encoding CheR family methyltransferase, yielding MDVTTDEAFEALLRYMRDSRGFDFTGYKRTSLMRRVRHRMDQAGYATFEEYLDFLQASSDEFTALFNTILINVTSFFRDPDAWDFVRTEVIPRLLAERGPDDPIRVWSAGCASGQEAYTLAMLLAEALGFDGFRQRVKIYATDVDEDALTEARGATYDAKAVESVPPDLLARYFEQVNGRYSFHKDLRRAVIFGRNDLVKDAPISRVDLLVCRNTLMYLNAETQRSVLARLHFALAPQGILFLGHAEMLVSHGDRFTPLNLKHRIFRKAAGSHGGVDRYDPNSVFYERHADLPGLTTVRDLAFRASPVAQIVVSGEDTVAMINQQAESIFGLSVRDIGRLLRDLEISYRPVELRAYLEQAKVERRSARIQDVKWQRPGAETVWFEIHVNPLVDAENGLLGVSIVFFDVTATRALLDKVVQTNRQLEAAYEELQSTNEELETTNEELQSTVEELETTNEELQSTNEELETMNEELHSTNDELHTINDMLRDRSMELDDAKNFLDSLTDSIDMGLMVVDREMKVILWNRRCEELWGLRADETTGSRLTALDIGLPLDGVRPLIGNAFVDPESSGEVTVDAVNRRGRPARVRIRCTSFRSSEGTVAGALLLLDVVD
- a CDS encoding glycosyltransferase, encoding MKIAIVSGDDVRSEDPERLGAALADQGHDATVYLRRAGGRRTETAIDGYRRVSIPVGPRKAASWADVLPYVGEWAAKLDRMWSTEQPDVVHAYGWLGGLAAQLAARRRRIPVVQTFHGLAATSRGHAGAEHETERERLESLLARSASWVTGESSDDVDALARLRRRRTRVSALTCGVDAERYTPTGPTASRNGPQRILYVTPNPLWCNGIDIAIRALPKVHGAELVVAENDATNQDHDEARARLRHLAAELGVADRVRFDGTVTDDELPKLIRSADVMAFTPRQPPRAGAVLQAMSSGVVVVVANVGVLADVVLDDITGLVVPPENPAGLAAALRTLLAQSFQRQSMGAAGRTRAQSRFAWQRIAHDALNTYRSIGLHDRAPIGTAAR